The following proteins come from a genomic window of Pseudomonadota bacterium:
- a CDS encoding prepilin-type N-terminal cleavage/methylation domain-containing protein — MSYLPEQPIRKRPRSSSQSGLTLLEVILAISILAIMMSLNYRILVGIVQAKTAIDDKREGMFIANSVLTRISRELQLATIDGGLLPACDSAGALSTQPPGGSGAGAAVRQVFKGEQGSAGGAQGGGASLTFLAKEGGQYIPDGGTHSGVVQITYRVEPDPDQKGEKNPTLLLVRDEVPYGKNVQRACANAIHFPITKNLVSLEFQYFDKKTEEWSAEWSEGKTVSPPAIVQFKINLRTPEGNLESYTSAVSIRSEKQTP, encoded by the coding sequence GTGTCTTATTTACCCGAACAACCTATAAGAAAGCGCCCGCGCTCCTCTAGCCAGTCAGGCCTTACGTTACTTGAGGTTATCTTGGCCATTAGTATCTTGGCCATTATGATGTCACTTAACTATCGCATCCTGGTTGGGATCGTTCAGGCAAAAACGGCGATAGACGATAAACGTGAGGGCATGTTTATCGCCAACTCCGTACTGACCCGCATCTCGCGTGAGCTGCAGCTTGCAACTATCGATGGGGGTCTTTTACCCGCGTGTGATTCGGCAGGTGCGCTCTCAACACAACCGCCAGGCGGGTCGGGAGCAGGAGCTGCTGTACGGCAGGTGTTTAAGGGCGAGCAGGGCTCCGCCGGAGGTGCTCAGGGCGGTGGCGCTAGCCTGACCTTTCTCGCTAAAGAGGGTGGGCAGTATATTCCAGACGGCGGCACGCACTCCGGAGTAGTTCAGATTACCTACAGGGTTGAACCTGATCCGGATCAAAAAGGTGAGAAAAATCCAACCCTCCTCCTGGTGCGAGATGAAGTCCCATACGGGAAAAACGTGCAGCGTGCCTGTGCTAACGCTATTCATTTTCCGATCACCAAGAACCTTGTCTCACTTGAGTTCCAATATTTCGATAAAAAGACCGAGGAGTGGAGCGCCGAGTGGAGCGAGGGCAAAACGGTTAGTCCACCAGCTATCGTGCAGTTTAAGATAAATCTTCGTACTCCGGAGGGAAACTTAGAGAGCTATACCTCGGCGGTTTCGATCAGATCGGAGAAGCAAACCCCTTAA
- a CDS encoding type II secretion system protein has translation MRRGNHQRGFTFVEIIIALSLLAIAAGLLIGLQSAAVQRTLRDRSAQQAMLAARRIMASIEANADKLQISDQNNEPLSAVLQTLGAPAPSAADDQQELDNLRISLQFVDWDLPLENIENPAMRKVILTISWSDSPQDSFKIDYLMASGPKEDA, from the coding sequence GTGCGGCGAGGGAACCACCAGCGGGGCTTTACCTTTGTAGAGATAATCATCGCGCTCTCGTTGCTGGCTATCGCAGCGGGGCTCCTGATTGGGCTGCAGAGCGCCGCTGTTCAACGCACCTTGCGCGATCGTAGTGCACAACAGGCCATGCTCGCCGCGCGTCGTATTATGGCCTCCATTGAAGCAAATGCTGACAAGCTCCAGATAAGCGATCAGAATAACGAACCGCTATCTGCTGTATTGCAAACGCTTGGGGCTCCTGCGCCAAGCGCCGCGGATGATCAGCAAGAACTAGATAATCTACGCATCTCACTACAGTTCGTTGATTGGGATCTGCCCCTTGAAAATATCGAAAATCCGGCGATGCGTAAGGTTATCCTGACGATCTCCTGGAGTGACTCCCCTCAGGACTCCTTTAAGATCGATTATCTTATGGCAAGCGGCCCAAAAGAGGACGCCTAG
- a CDS encoding prepilin-type N-terminal cleavage/methylation domain-containing protein, with protein MARYTRDRKSQSGFTLAELIMVIVIMGLALGLVSMRLGVIDFWRERSAFRKLTDTIVFLNNQAVMDQSFYRMEFDLEKRAYRIGVLRPDDLISPSASGQNLPPLALELASILSPSINSDSTMIPPPSFPSLAELIQLPGQMYFEDIVTPRGKAIKDEKHDNPFLLFSPRGASEFGVIHLRMSEGQPFTILINPWTGLAEVFPEYKEFQYTLGKKEKN; from the coding sequence ATGGCTAGGTATACCAGAGATAGAAAGAGTCAGAGCGGCTTTACGTTAGCGGAGCTGATAATGGTTATCGTCATTATGGGGCTTGCTCTGGGCCTGGTGTCGATGCGTCTCGGCGTAATTGATTTCTGGCGCGAACGTTCAGCCTTTCGCAAGTTGACCGATACTATCGTATTTCTCAACAATCAGGCGGTCATGGATCAATCCTTTTACCGTATGGAGTTTGACCTAGAGAAACGTGCGTATAGAATCGGGGTGCTGCGCCCGGACGATCTGATCTCTCCGAGCGCTAGCGGCCAGAACCTCCCTCCCCTGGCGCTTGAGCTCGCTTCAATCTTGAGTCCAAGTATAAATAGCGACTCAACCATGATCCCACCCCCATCTTTTCCATCATTAGCTGAGCTGATTCAATTACCTGGGCAGATGTACTTTGAAGATATAGTTACTCCACGTGGCAAAGCTATTAAGGATGAGAAACACGACAATCCATTCCTGCTCTTCTCTCCGCGCGGAGCCTCGGAGTTCGGCGTTATTCATCTGCGCATGAGTGAGGGTCAGCCATTTACGATCCTTATTAATCCCTGGACCGGACTGGCTGAGGTGTTTCCAGAATATAAGGAGTTTCAGTACACCCTTGGAAAGAAGGAGAAAAACTAG
- a CDS encoding type II secretion system protein GspG translates to MNKSLSPSNKAEQRKDRSRFERGLTLIEIIIVLVILSVVMGFLFKSIFSTGQQAKAGLSKTILTSLKGPIFIFQMKNNSLPADLKAAETTDNNDAWGNPIQYRVLDNGRSYELKSLGADGRDGGAGADADILVTGP, encoded by the coding sequence ATGAATAAATCACTATCACCCTCCAACAAGGCAGAGCAGCGTAAAGATCGATCTAGATTCGAGCGCGGCTTAACCTTAATAGAGATCATCATTGTATTGGTAATCCTCTCGGTCGTGATGGGATTTCTCTTTAAAAGCATCTTCTCTACTGGACAACAGGCTAAGGCCGGGCTCTCCAAGACCATACTAACCAGTTTAAAGGGGCCGATCTTCATATTCCAGATGAAGAACAACTCCCTGCCAGCCGATCTTAAAGCGGCCGAGACTACGGATAACAACGACGCATGGGGAAACCCGATTCAGTACCGCGTCCTTGATAACGGCAGATCCTATGAGCTCAAATCACTTGGAGCTGATGGACGTGATGGTGGCGCGGGAGCCGATGCGGATATCCTCGTCACCGGCCCATAG
- the gspF gene encoding type II secretion system inner membrane protein GspF: MPVFEYVALNSSGKKVKGTLEADSIRTARQKLRGQNVFPTEIKEGLEAAKNKTQDVKRFLKGDRVSLKELTLATRLLATLLNAGLPLVGALLALSDQVESSVLKRIIVDIKERVEQGSSLAKALGSYQKVFPRLYINMVTSGEASGTLDTVLENLSEYYEAQIELRRKIFSALTYPTLMFAFCTLVVIGLVTFVVPGIVEIFVKQKIELPLPTRAVMGLSHFITGYWWLILAAIFTISTTIKRYYSSDAGRATVDRLALTLPLYASMYKKIATARIASTLGTLLSGGVELLTALDIVKNIVGNVHMRRALEDARDGVREGRSLAKELSKSGYFPSLLSQMVAIGEQSGKLESMLSKASKTFSGEVNSAISGLTSLIEPVMIIVLGGVVFSIVIAILLPMTKLMQMVGPS, from the coding sequence ATGCCGGTATTTGAATACGTAGCGCTCAACTCATCAGGTAAAAAAGTCAAGGGCACACTTGAGGCCGATAGCATTCGCACTGCGCGCCAAAAGTTACGTGGACAGAACGTCTTTCCAACCGAGATTAAGGAAGGACTGGAGGCCGCGAAGAACAAAACTCAGGACGTTAAACGATTCCTAAAGGGCGATCGTGTGTCGCTTAAAGAGCTGACGCTAGCCACCCGTCTGCTCGCCACCCTGTTAAACGCCGGATTACCCCTTGTAGGGGCGCTGCTTGCGCTCTCAGACCAGGTTGAATCCTCCGTCTTAAAGCGCATCATCGTTGACATTAAGGAGCGCGTTGAGCAGGGCTCCTCGCTCGCCAAGGCGCTCGGCTCTTACCAGAAGGTTTTTCCCCGTCTCTATATTAATATGGTGACCTCGGGCGAGGCCTCTGGAACGCTCGATACGGTGCTCGAGAACCTCTCTGAATACTATGAGGCGCAGATCGAACTACGGAGAAAGATATTTTCTGCCCTTACCTATCCGACCCTGATGTTTGCCTTCTGTACACTTGTGGTTATCGGACTGGTGACCTTTGTTGTGCCGGGAATCGTTGAGATCTTTGTTAAGCAGAAAATTGAGCTGCCCTTACCAACGCGCGCTGTTATGGGGCTCTCGCACTTTATAACGGGATACTGGTGGCTGATCCTGGCTGCTATCTTCACTATCAGCACCACTATCAAACGCTACTATAGCTCTGATGCGGGTCGTGCAACCGTAGATCGGCTTGCCCTGACCCTGCCCCTCTATGCAAGCATGTATAAGAAGATCGCTACGGCTAGGATAGCTTCGACCCTCGGCACGCTTCTCAGCGGTGGTGTAGAGCTTCTGACCGCGCTCGATATCGTTAAGAACATCGTCGGGAACGTCCATATGCGACGCGCTTTGGAGGATGCTCGCGACGGGGTGCGCGAGGGGCGTAGCCTAGCCAAGGAGCTCTCAAAGAGCGGCTACTTTCCTAGCCTACTCTCGCAAATGGTGGCGATCGGAGAGCAGAGCGGCAAATTAGAGAGCATGCTTAGTAAGGCCAGTAAAACCTTCTCAGGTGAGGTAAACTCAGCCATCTCAGGATTAACCTCCCTAATTGAACCGGTTATGATCATAGTTCTCGGTGGGGTCGTATTCTCTATAGTAATAGCTATTCTACTGCCGATGACCAAGTTAATGCAGATGGTTGGGCCGAGTTAA
- the gspE gene encoding type II secretion system ATPase GspE: MSSTPPPATGATIPGSSIIGSQGRVMAQLLGLQYTERLPEPAPPRDPARGDFDRIAGSWGRQFLTVPIGGNEKSVLVATADPLNVEAIEQLRICYERPIQVIVSSPEEITKAINSIRTSLMSDRSSNLSNSNNKDDPDDLTNQLKIDVTDSGDDDAPIIRYVNAIIFKASSERASDVHIESFEEKLKVRFRVDGVLYDVATEEKTFQPAIISRIKVMAGLNIAEKRLPQDGRIGLKIAGKEVDIRVSTVPTQFGERIVLRLLDKTGSVLDLEQLGIEKLNLEKLKRLLNKPNGIVLVTGPTGSGKTTTLYSCLTSINKPDLNILTVEDPIEYQLDGIGQMQVSPKINFTFANGLRAILRQDPDVVMVGEIRDTETAEIAIQASLTGHLVLSTLHTNDSAGAISRLLDMGVEPFLVSSSLLAVVAQRLVRRLCKHCRVPYEISDAELRELSLNPAAIKVRQAFRPGSDSCPHCLGSGYSGRLGIHEVLIIDDEVRSNILQRADSNTIKNSAIRRGFATLRADGGLKVLAGVTSVEEVLLASHDDVV; the protein is encoded by the coding sequence ATGAGCTCAACTCCACCACCTGCCACAGGAGCTACGATCCCAGGCAGTAGCATCATCGGCTCGCAAGGTCGGGTCATGGCGCAACTGCTCGGCCTGCAATACACCGAACGGTTGCCGGAGCCCGCTCCGCCCCGTGATCCAGCGCGTGGCGACTTCGACAGAATTGCAGGCTCGTGGGGACGTCAATTTCTTACTGTGCCGATTGGGGGTAATGAAAAATCCGTACTCGTAGCCACCGCAGATCCCTTGAACGTAGAGGCCATTGAGCAGCTTAGGATCTGCTATGAGCGGCCAATTCAGGTGATCGTCTCCTCACCTGAAGAGATTACCAAGGCGATTAACTCGATTCGCACTAGCCTGATGAGCGATCGCTCTAGCAACCTTTCAAATTCCAACAATAAGGATGATCCGGATGATCTCACCAATCAACTTAAAATAGATGTAACCGATTCAGGCGATGATGATGCGCCGATTATCCGTTACGTTAACGCGATTATCTTCAAAGCCAGCTCTGAGCGTGCTTCGGACGTACATATCGAGTCCTTTGAAGAGAAACTCAAGGTGCGCTTTAGGGTTGATGGTGTGCTCTACGATGTTGCAACTGAAGAGAAGACCTTTCAGCCCGCGATTATCTCGCGCATTAAGGTTATGGCGGGGCTCAATATCGCAGAAAAGCGTCTACCGCAGGACGGTCGTATCGGTCTTAAGATCGCCGGCAAGGAGGTTGATATCCGAGTATCGACCGTTCCGACACAGTTCGGAGAGCGGATAGTGCTGCGTCTTCTCGACAAGACCGGCTCTGTACTCGATCTAGAACAACTCGGAATCGAGAAACTTAACCTTGAGAAGCTCAAGCGACTCCTCAACAAGCCAAATGGTATCGTCTTAGTTACCGGACCAACCGGTTCGGGAAAGACCACTACGCTCTACTCCTGCCTGACTAGCATCAATAAACCGGACCTCAATATTTTGACCGTAGAGGACCCGATCGAGTATCAACTCGACGGCATTGGTCAGATGCAGGTCAGCCCAAAGATCAACTTTACATTCGCCAACGGTTTACGTGCGATCCTCCGTCAGGATCCGGATGTGGTGATGGTGGGTGAGATTCGAGATACTGAAACAGCAGAGATCGCCATTCAAGCCTCTCTAACAGGCCACCTTGTACTCTCGACGTTACATACAAACGATTCGGCAGGCGCCATATCTCGGCTGCTTGATATGGGGGTCGAGCCATTCCTAGTTTCATCCAGCTTACTTGCCGTGGTCGCACAACGTCTAGTGCGCAGACTGTGCAAGCATTGTCGGGTTCCTTATGAGATCTCGGATGCTGAATTGCGCGAGCTCTCTCTAAATCCTGCCGCAATCAAGGTCCGTCAAGCTTTTCGACCCGGTAGTGATAGCTGTCCACACTGTCTGGGTAGCGGCTACTCAGGTAGACTAGGTATTCACGAGGTCTTGATAATCGACGACGAGGTTCGCTCAAATATTCTACAACGAGCCGATTCGAATACGATCAAAAATTCCGCTATAAGGCGCGGCTTTGCAACCCTACGTGCTGACGGTGGACTGAAGGTTCTAGCAGGAGTTACCTCGGTAGAAGAGGTGTTATTAGCAAGTCATGATGATGTAGTCTAG
- the gspD gene encoding type II secretion system secretin GspD, whose amino-acid sequence MNARQTLLPIAILSLYLGACTPLAYAQARPAQPGQPQGDKANEQEYGKDSNTEINVKNADIAAIVRIFSRKTKRNYILDEKVRGKVSIYLPGKVSSDEALRILDSVLALKGFTSVPIGENLWKIVPSKEARQSTIPTLTESRTDTPSSAVVTRLLSLKYVNAQDIQQILAQLVSADGLVNAYTGTNSLIVIDSEDNIQRLVNIVNELDVPFSNREMTIIPVKHADVEDIAQKLADIMGDGAKKASSGADQVRASIGDPAQANAGALPIRAGGKTVSARGLEPKIIPDQRTNAIIVVADDDTTARIRALISQLDSKIDLSGNKFYVYRCQHANAEELAQVLSGLVGGGGGASPLAGGSSKSSGTGLGGSGTNGNTSSPGNQGGVSGSGTSKSKRSAKGSGGSGAPVTAQLGENISITADPATNSLIVAASKPDYEKIRGLLSQIDVKRRQALVEATLLEVSIDNFMRASAGFLASGGGADGGVLARSDFAPASGSLSTLFSNPQNLQGFTLAAASAGSLTLPGGITIPTQSLLISAAQNSNNVNVLSAPTILATDNEEAQIVVGQNVPFLASTSTNQTNLNNTFNQVNRQDVGITLRITPQISSRDYVTLNVFTEVSAVVPSTLNSALGPTTTKRQSETTIIAKDGQMIVTGGLISDDVSESDDGVPYFKDIPIIGHAFKANSQARLQKNLLIFLTPRIIKDQYDARDATLESRDRMEDVIATYDVAPRRLNVLKNDRIDQVAETLPYEGPKPGTVLAPARAQKTAKSNPERVQSAPTIVLDGSRGGTLKLELPNSKQEDSVLDLNAVGTSNEPLASIKSSAVQAAIQPQVAGTYVTIELTRKEDFIKELPFLNGTLSRVAGIMLPAESSQAAATFFKPGQSYLYLWDGERIPVTVKKVFSSFPSYRAGAAAIPKSWHTLSPYETMNLGKGPWLQGATR is encoded by the coding sequence ATGAACGCGCGCCAGACCCTCCTACCCATCGCTATTTTAAGCCTATACCTTGGTGCGTGCACACCATTAGCATATGCGCAAGCACGCCCAGCTCAACCTGGACAGCCACAGGGGGACAAGGCTAACGAGCAGGAGTACGGCAAGGACTCGAACACTGAGATTAACGTCAAGAACGCCGACATCGCCGCTATCGTTCGGATCTTTTCCCGCAAGACAAAACGCAACTATATTTTAGATGAGAAGGTGCGCGGCAAGGTGTCGATCTACCTACCCGGGAAGGTCTCCTCAGACGAGGCGCTCCGCATCCTAGATTCCGTCCTCGCTCTAAAGGGATTTACCTCAGTTCCTATCGGCGAAAATCTCTGGAAGATCGTACCATCCAAGGAGGCGCGCCAATCGACCATCCCGACCCTAACAGAGAGCCGAACCGATACCCCTTCATCTGCTGTTGTTACACGACTGCTTAGTTTGAAGTACGTTAACGCGCAGGACATTCAGCAGATCCTAGCTCAGCTTGTCTCCGCCGATGGACTAGTTAATGCCTATACCGGCACTAATTCTCTAATCGTCATAGATTCAGAGGATAATATTCAGCGCCTCGTTAATATCGTTAATGAGCTCGATGTGCCGTTCTCTAACCGCGAGATGACTATTATACCGGTAAAACACGCCGACGTGGAGGATATCGCGCAGAAGCTAGCCGATATTATGGGCGATGGTGCTAAGAAGGCCAGTAGCGGCGCGGACCAAGTTCGAGCCAGTATCGGAGACCCAGCTCAGGCCAACGCTGGCGCATTGCCCATACGAGCCGGTGGAAAGACAGTTTCAGCTCGTGGCCTTGAGCCTAAGATTATTCCAGACCAGAGAACAAATGCAATCATAGTAGTTGCAGACGACGATACAACGGCCCGCATCCGCGCCCTGATCTCGCAGCTCGATAGTAAGATCGATCTCTCTGGAAATAAGTTCTATGTCTACCGTTGCCAACACGCTAACGCAGAGGAGCTAGCTCAGGTGCTCTCCGGTTTGGTTGGAGGGGGCGGCGGCGCCTCACCACTGGCTGGGGGCAGCTCGAAGTCCTCTGGCACAGGGTTAGGTGGCAGTGGCACAAACGGTAACACCTCTAGCCCAGGAAATCAGGGTGGGGTCTCTGGGTCAGGTACTAGCAAATCGAAGCGTTCTGCTAAGGGTTCCGGAGGTTCCGGCGCTCCCGTCACAGCGCAACTCGGCGAGAACATATCGATCACAGCAGACCCTGCAACGAACTCCCTGATCGTCGCTGCTAGCAAGCCTGACTACGAAAAGATTCGTGGACTCCTTTCCCAGATCGATGTGAAGCGTCGACAGGCGCTGGTAGAGGCAACCTTGCTTGAGGTCTCAATCGATAACTTCATGCGAGCCAGTGCCGGTTTTCTTGCCTCAGGTGGTGGTGCCGATGGTGGTGTGCTCGCTCGCAGTGATTTTGCGCCAGCTTCGGGTAGTTTAAGCACACTCTTTTCGAACCCTCAGAACCTGCAAGGCTTTACCCTGGCAGCGGCGAGCGCTGGATCGCTTACCCTACCGGGCGGTATCACCATCCCGACCCAGTCCCTGCTGATCTCAGCAGCACAGAATAGCAATAACGTAAACGTGCTGAGTGCCCCAACCATCCTCGCTACTGACAACGAAGAGGCGCAGATAGTAGTCGGCCAAAACGTGCCGTTTTTGGCGAGCACCTCGACCAATCAAACCAACCTGAATAACACCTTTAACCAGGTCAATCGACAGGACGTTGGTATTACTCTACGCATCACCCCTCAGATTAGCTCGCGTGACTACGTAACGTTAAACGTATTCACAGAGGTGTCGGCGGTTGTGCCTTCAACGCTTAACTCAGCCCTTGGACCAACGACCACCAAACGTCAGAGCGAAACAACCATCATCGCAAAGGATGGTCAGATGATCGTTACCGGGGGGCTGATCTCAGATGACGTCTCTGAAAGTGATGATGGCGTCCCCTACTTTAAGGATATCCCGATCATCGGTCACGCCTTTAAGGCCAACTCACAGGCCCGTCTGCAGAAGAACCTCCTGATCTTCCTGACTCCACGGATCATTAAGGATCAGTACGATGCACGCGATGCGACCCTTGAGAGTCGCGATCGTATGGAGGATGTAATAGCCACCTATGACGTAGCACCCCGAAGGCTAAACGTGCTGAAGAATGACCGCATCGATCAGGTCGCAGAGACGCTGCCCTACGAGGGACCAAAGCCCGGTACCGTTCTAGCGCCCGCACGGGCTCAAAAGACCGCGAAAAGCAACCCTGAGCGTGTGCAATCAGCTCCTACGATAGTATTGGATGGCTCGCGGGGCGGTACCCTCAAACTTGAGTTACCTAATTCAAAGCAGGAGGACTCAGTGCTTGACCTTAATGCTGTCGGCACCTCTAACGAACCTCTGGCGTCTATTAAGAGCAGTGCAGTTCAAGCAGCCATACAACCCCAAGTAGCCGGCACCTACGTTACGATTGAGCTAACTCGCAAGGAGGACTTTATCAAGGAGTTGCCGTTCCTTAATGGCACGCTCTCAAGGGTGGCTGGTATTATGCTGCCTGCTGAGAGCTCCCAAGCCGCCGCCACTTTCTTTAAGCCCGGTCAGAGCTACTTATATCTCTGGGACGGAGAAAGGATCCCAGTCACGGTTAAAAAGGTCTTTAGCTCCTTTCCTAGTTACCGTGCCGGAGCAGCTGCCATACCAAAGAGCTGGCATACCCTATCCCCATACGAGACAATGAATCTAGGTAAGGGTCCCTGGTTACAAGGCGCTACACGATGA
- the bamD gene encoding outer membrane protein assembly factor BamD: protein MQHLVLACALAALNGCFLWSDSSSTDNEATEEEQPAKELKPAGAALSTEAPEPELIRLSKRLYQSGMYSIAQDSLNSLKDRYPLGAYGSFAAIKAADAYYYNREFDKAGKNYEDFLKDYPGSADAPYVKLQAARSHLVSAQGTGRDRQPLERALALFDELISEFPGTPYAVIAASERTPALNDLISYDQFIIAFYEKRGNSAAVTARKKLFQERWGARMNAGELLPTLENIPLKPLPDIVPLEMEPENSQALADSLSDSPLGLAPPQATQEEINPELITIKSVACHTEEVPFAMLELSRFPEIFSLGHVAETLHPTAGIVEVAGLLVRATQPAFNCFEENDLLITSTGVLQIRSTEPLILTTLDNPKRILLTKVR from the coding sequence ATGCAGCATCTAGTACTTGCCTGCGCACTTGCTGCCCTTAATGGATGTTTTCTATGGTCCGATTCATCCTCTACTGATAACGAAGCAACAGAGGAGGAACAACCAGCAAAGGAGCTGAAACCTGCTGGCGCGGCGCTCTCAACCGAGGCTCCTGAACCGGAACTTATTCGACTCTCGAAACGGCTGTATCAGTCAGGTATGTACTCCATAGCGCAGGACTCCCTTAACTCACTTAAGGATCGCTATCCACTCGGGGCCTACGGCTCATTTGCTGCTATTAAGGCCGCCGATGCCTACTACTATAACCGTGAGTTCGATAAGGCTGGTAAAAACTACGAGGATTTTCTGAAGGACTATCCCGGAAGCGCAGATGCCCCCTACGTTAAGTTACAAGCGGCACGGAGTCATCTCGTCTCAGCTCAGGGTACCGGCCGAGATCGTCAACCACTTGAGCGCGCGCTGGCGCTCTTTGATGAGCTAATTAGTGAGTTTCCCGGAACCCCCTACGCAGTAATAGCAGCGAGTGAGCGCACTCCGGCGCTGAATGATCTGATTAGTTACGATCAGTTTATCATCGCTTTCTACGAAAAGCGTGGAAATAGCGCCGCCGTTACCGCACGCAAGAAGCTCTTTCAGGAGCGCTGGGGCGCGCGTATGAATGCTGGCGAGCTCTTACCAACCTTGGAGAATATCCCCCTTAAGCCGTTACCAGATATAGTGCCGCTTGAGATGGAGCCCGAAAACAGTCAGGCGCTCGCTGATTCCCTCTCTGATTCCCCCTTGGGTCTAGCCCCGCCTCAGGCTACGCAGGAGGAGATAAACCCAGAGCTTATCACCATTAAGAGCGTGGCTTGCCATACTGAGGAAGTCCCCTTCGCCATGCTTGAGCTTAGTCGCTTTCCAGAGATCTTCTCACTTGGCCATGTGGCCGAAACCCTCCATCCAACAGCAGGGATAGTAGAGGTTGCGGGGCTCCTTGTTCGGGCAACCCAACCGGCCTTTAACTGTTTTGAGGAGAACGACCTCCTTATCACCAGCACCGGCGTACTTCAGATCAGGAGCACAGAGCCCCTAATCCTAACAACCCTCGACAACCCCAAGCGCATCTTACTCACGAAGGTTAGGTAG